In Uranotaenia lowii strain MFRU-FL chromosome 2, ASM2978415v1, whole genome shotgun sequence, one genomic interval encodes:
- the LOC129743965 gene encoding tyrosine kinase receptor Cad96Ca, translating into MTSFAAAIRSCSCFAGRQRHRWLTFVLTAWAVIGSIPVIESQDLNTPPVIIVERNWRLRENTTVGTIITQVRADDADNDELEFGLDPLSNNQLQPFIIEENTGIVRLNESLEGKGGQNFFVYVTVTDGRVTSKNEVYVNILSQNATQIYRTRGPQFTPNIDSIRKILPPGFNMPGISLPQVPPPPPLNPRPTPPLVLPSMPDAPVTPKQTKTYTESPGGTDTPEASTNATITKLSPVSPNKKPSSGSVSPTESSTDTSATTPKDASGGTGSKTSTDQTHQLTAILPVIIAVVAIFLTAGLVAICIFRKYLCAISKTLKKKNKLDKAKKSNQSNLSSNMMMMSSNNSTTTTAEDSRNSIGMNHWNGPMAFSNRYTSPWDQNAHMQVTSQLSNSSNNSGGPKDRWEFPRHRLKVFNILGEGAFGQVWRCEATDIEGKEGITITAVKTLKENASEAERSDLLSELQVLKSLEPHINVVRLLGCCTEKDPVFVILEYVNLGKLQTFLRNSRVEKHYGNTHGKSKILTSGDLTSFMYQVARGMDFLTSRGIIHRDLAARNILITDDHTCKVADFGFARDIVTSKVYERKSEGRLPIRWMATESLYDNIFTVKSDIWSFGILMWEIVTLGSTPYPGIAAAEVMRKVRDGYRLEKPEHCRRELYNIMFYCWAKDPNERPDFPEAVEMLDRLLQTETDYIELERFPDHNYYNMLNMSGEKL; encoded by the exons AATCTCAAGATCTGAACACACCACCTGTGATAATAGTAGAACGCAACTGGCGGCTACGGGAAAACACCACCGTCGGAACGATAATCACTCAGGTGCGGGCTGACGATGCTGACAATGACGAGCTGGAGTTTGGCCTCGATCCCCTGAGCAACAATCAGCTGCAGCCTTTCATAATCGAAGAAAACACCGGCATTGTGCGGCTAAACGAAAGCCTCGAAGGTAAAGGTGGTCAGAATTTTTTCGTCTACGTTACTGTTACGGACGGGCGAGTCACTTCGAAAAACGAAGTGTACGTTAACATTCTAAGTCAAAATGCCACCCAGATCTACCGGACGAGGGGGCCCCAGTTTACCCCAAATATCGATAGTATCCGCAAAATACTGCCACCGGGATTCAACATGCCGGGCATCAGTTTACCCCAGGTGCCTCCTCCACCACCTTTGAATCCCAGACCAACTCCGCCTCTGGTACTTCCATCGATGCCAGATGCTCCAGTTACACCCAAACAAACCAAAACGTACACCGAATCTCCTGGAGGTACCGACACACCTGAGGCGTCTACCAACGCCACCATAACCAAACTATCTCCGGTCTCACCGAATAAAAAACCTTCATCCGGTTCCGTATCGCCAACGGAATCTAGCACTGACACCAGTGCTACCACCCCTAAAGATGCCAGCGGTGGAACTGGTTCAAAGACTTCCACCGATCAGACTCACCAGTTGACGGCGATCCTGCCGGTCATCATCGCAGTGGTGGCCATCTTCCTGACGGCCGGGCTCGTGGCGATCTGCATTTTCCGCAAGTACCTGTGCGCCATCAGCAAGACTCTGAAGAAAAAGAACAAACTCGACAAAGCCAAAAAGTCAAACCAAAGCAATCTCAGTAGCAATATGATGATGATGTCCAGCAACAACAGCACCACGACCACGGCCGAGGACTCGCGGAACTCGATTGGCATGAACCACTGGAATGGGCCGATGGCCTTCAGCAACCGGTACACCTCGCCCTGGGACCAGAATGCGCACATGCAG GTCACCTCGCAGCTGTCGAACAGTTCCAACAATTCGGGCGGTCCGAAGGACCGCTGGGAGTTCCCCCGGCACCGGCTAAAGGTGTTCAACATTCTCGGCGAAGGGGCATTCGGCCAAGTTTGGCGCTGCGAAGCCACCGACATCGAGGGAAAGGAGGGCATCACCATTACGGCCGTCAAGACGCTCAAGGAGAACGCCAGCGAGGCCGAGCGAAGCGATCTGCTATCCGAACTTCAGGTGCTGAAGTCTCTGGAACCGCACATCAACGTGGTCCGGCTACTCGGCTGTTGTACCGAAAAGGATCCGGTCTTTGTGATACTGGAGTACGTCAACCTGGGCAAGCTGCAGACGTTCCTGAGGAATTCGCGAGTTGAGAA ACACTACGGCAATACTCATGGAAAATCTAAAATATTGACGTCCGGGGATCTAACTTCCTTCATGTACCAGGTCGCACGAGGAATGGACTTCCTTACATCGCGAGGG ATCATCCACCGGGACCTGGCAGCGCGGAACATCCTGATAACGGACGATCACACCTGCAAAGTGGCCGATTTCGGCTTCGCCCGGGACATCGTCACCTCCAAGGTGTACGAACGGAAGAGCGAGGGCCGGCTTCCGATCCGATGGATGGCCACCGAATCGCTGTACGACAACATCTTCACCGTCAAGTCGGACATCTGGAGCTTTGGGATCCTGATGTGGGAAATCGTGACACTGGGCTCGACGCCCTATCCGGGCATCGCTGCTGCAGAGGTGATGCGAAAAGTGCGCGACGGCTACCGACTGGAGAAACCGGAACACTGCCGCCGGGAGCTGTACAACATCATGTTCTACTGCTGGGCCAAGGACCCGAATGAGCGGCCCGACTTCCCGGAAGCCGTTGAGATGTTGGACCGGTTGCTGCAAACCGAAACCGACTATATCGAGCTGGAACGCTTCCCGGATCACAACTACTACAACATGCTGAACATGAGCGGCGAGAAGCTGTGA